One Candidatus Moraniibacteriota bacterium genomic window, ACGCTTCTTGATATAGCGCTTAAAAACGCTGGAATTAAAGGAATAAGCACAAAAACAATGGAAGGACAGGTAGCTTTGTCTCTTTCTAATATTGATGAAGTGGCTGGAGCTAAAATAATCGATAAATTTGCCAAGACAAATGAAAATATTAAAATGTTGGGAGGATTTCTTGGCGAACAGATTATGGATGCCGCTGAAGTCAAAGCTTTGGCAAAAATTCCATCTAGAGAAGAGCTTTTAGCAAAACTTGTTGGAACACTCAATGCACCTGTTAGTGGGTTCGTGAATGTTTTGGCAGGAAATTTGCGAGGTTTGGTTCAGGTTCTTAATGCGATAAAAGAACAAAAAGCGTAAGTTGATTAATTAAAATAATTTAAAATACTAAACAATATGACTGAAGAAAAAAAAGAAGTAAAAGTTCCTGCAAAATTTGAAAAAATTGTTGCAGAAATTGAAAAAATGAGCGTGCTTGATCTTTCGGAATTAGTGAATATTCTGGAAGATAAGTTTGGTGTAAGTGCGGCTGCTCCAATGATGATGGGAGCCATGCCAGCAGCCGGAGGTGCTGCTGAAACAGCTGAAGAAAAGTCTGAATTCGATGTCGAATTAACTTCAGCCGGAGCTCAGAAAATCAACGTGATTAAGGCTGTTCGTGAAATTACTGGGCAAGGCCTTAAGGAAGCAAAAGACTTGGTTGATGCAGCTCCAAAGATGGTGAAAGAAAAAGTTGCTAAAGCACAAGCTGAAGAAATTAAGAAAAAATTGGAAGAAGCTGGTGCCACAGTAACATTAAAATAATTCTGCATTTCAATTCAAAAATTAAACCCCGATTAATCGGGGTTTTTGATATTATTATAAAATTAATAGGCGGATAATTTGCAAATATGCAAAGTCTGTCTTGACAATAAAAAAATTTCTTATAAAATAATAATTAGCAGTCTATGACTGTGAGTGCTAATTATTAAATTTACAATTTCTTCTGAATATTTTTAGTTTAAAATAAGTATAAAAATATAGAATTAAAAATAATCAAGATAATTTATTGTAATAATTGATATAAGGAATAAAAATTTAGAAAGGAGGTGAGAATCATTATGACAAGAGGATTAATGCGATGGTCTCCTATGTGGGACATGGAAAAAATTTTCGATGATGGTTTATGGGAAGGGAATGATTTTTCTCCAGCTATTGATGTTAGCCAAGACAAGGATAATGTTATTATAGAAACATCTCTTCCTGGTATCGATCCTGATAAAGTTGATATCTCAGTAGAGAATGATGTTCTCACTATTTCAGGACATACTGAAGAAAAAAAGGAGACTAAGAGAGAAAACTATTACCGCAAAGAAATAAGAGAAGGATCTTTTTCTCGCTCCATAATTCTGCCAATGGGAGTTAAAGCTGATCAGGCGGAAGCGAGCTATGAAAAAGGTATCCTTATGGTTTCTTTGCCTAAAGCTGATGAAGCCAAGCCGAAAAAGATTTCCATTAAAGCCAAATAGTTTTTTCACAGGTTGCTTGATTCATCAAGCAACCACATGAAAAAAGTATATTTTTTAGCATTTAATTGAGAAAAATTTGTCCAAAAATTGATTAATGATAATAACAAAAAAATAATTTTAACTTTGTATTGACAGTTAAAAAATTTTTTATAAAATAGTAGTTGAAGAATCGCATATTCAAAATACTGGTTCTTTTATATAATAAATTTTAATATAAAAAATATGCAAATAAAAAATAATTTCAATCTTTCTGCGAAAAAAATGTTTGCCTTATTAATTATTTCAGCCTTAATTGGTGGAGGAATTATTTATTTAACTTTTGACAATATTTCAAAGGGAACTAAAAAATATCAAGAATGGAAAAATGAAAAACAAGTCGGATTTTTTGAAAAATTAAGAGATAATTTTAAAACAAAAGAACCAAAAAACATGCAGTCTGTTAAAATAATTGATGAACAGTCACAAGTAATCGAAGTTGTCAAAAAGGCCTCTCCGGCAGTTGTGAGTATAGTAGCTTCAGCGCAAGTGCCAAAATTTGAAACTTATTTTGAGGATCCTTTTTTCGGTGATGATTTTTCATCTTTTTTTAATTTTCGCATTCCACAGCAACGTCAAAATGGCACTGAAGAAAAAAAGATCGGCGCTGGAACCGGATTTGTAGTTTCTTCCGATGGATATATCATAACCAATAAGCATGTGGTTAATGAAGAAGATGCTGATTATACCGTTTATCTTAATGATGAAAAAAATCGTGGCGAGAAAATAAAAGCTAAAGTAGTGGCACGCGATCCAAAAAATGATTTGGCAGTTTTAAAAATTGACAAAAGAGATTTGCCATTTTTAACCTTTAGTGATTCTAGCCATTTGCAAGTTGGACAAACAGTAATTACTATCGGTTATGCCTTAGGAGAATTCGACAACACTGTCAGTAAAGGAGTCATTTCTGGCTTATCAAGGTCTATAACGGCTGGAGGCGGATTCACAAAAACCGAAGAACTAAAAAATTTGATTCAAAGTGATGCAGCTATTAATCCTGGAAACTCAGGAGGTCCCATGCTAGATATTGAAGGAAATGTGATTGGCATTAATGTGGCTATGGCTAATGCCGAGAATATTGGCTTTGCTATTTCTGGAAATGAAGCTAAAGCCGTTTTTGAAGAAGTAAAAAACACGGGCTCAATAAGTAAAAAAGAAACTGCATTTTTGGGTGTCAGGTATGTGTTAATTGATGAAAAGTTAAAAGCTGATAATAATCTGCCATACGAATATGGCGCATTAGTGGCACGCGGAGAAGCCAGAACTGATTTAGCCGTTATTCCGGGTTCGCCAGCTGATAAAGCAGGCATAATGGAAAATGACATTATTTTGGAGGTTAATGGTCAAAAAATAACAAAAAGAAATCAACTTTCTGATTTAATTGCCACAAAAAAACCCAACGAAGAGATAAATTTGAAAATTTATCATAAAGGCGAAGAAGAGGATTTGAAAATAGTCTTAGGAAAAAATTAAAAAAATTTCGTCGATCAATGAAGGCATGGTTAAAATTTAAAAATCGCCCTTAAAATCTGGGCGATTTTTTTTATTGTATACAAAGTTGGGGAGGAGGGATTCGGACCCCCGCATGCCAGGACCAAAACCTGGTGCCTTACCGCTTGGCTACTCCCCAATAAATAAGCTTTTAGC contains:
- a CDS encoding trypsin-like peptidase domain-containing protein gives rise to the protein MQIKNNFNLSAKKMFALLIISALIGGGIIYLTFDNISKGTKKYQEWKNEKQVGFFEKLRDNFKTKEPKNMQSVKIIDEQSQVIEVVKKASPAVVSIVASAQVPKFETYFEDPFFGDDFSSFFNFRIPQQRQNGTEEKKIGAGTGFVVSSDGYIITNKHVVNEEDADYTVYLNDEKNRGEKIKAKVVARDPKNDLAVLKIDKRDLPFLTFSDSSHLQVGQTVITIGYALGEFDNTVSKGVISGLSRSITAGGGFTKTEELKNLIQSDAAINPGNSGGPMLDIEGNVIGINVAMANAENIGFAISGNEAKAVFEEVKNTGSISKKETAFLGVRYVLIDEKLKADNNLPYEYGALVARGEARTDLAVIPGSPADKAGIMENDIILEVNGQKITKRNQLSDLIATKKPNEEINLKIYHKGEEEDLKIVLGKN
- a CDS encoding Hsp20/alpha crystallin family protein translates to MTRGLMRWSPMWDMEKIFDDGLWEGNDFSPAIDVSQDKDNVIIETSLPGIDPDKVDISVENDVLTISGHTEEKKETKRENYYRKEIREGSFSRSIILPMGVKADQAEASYEKGILMVSLPKADEAKPKKISIKAK
- the rplL gene encoding 50S ribosomal protein L7/L12 — encoded protein: MTEEKKEVKVPAKFEKIVAEIEKMSVLDLSELVNILEDKFGVSAAAPMMMGAMPAAGGAAETAEEKSEFDVELTSAGAQKINVIKAVREITGQGLKEAKDLVDAAPKMVKEKVAKAQAEEIKKKLEEAGATVTLK
- the rplJ gene encoding 50S ribosomal protein L10, whose product is MLTKQQKIELVKNLTEKIKVAKTAVFVDFKGLKVKDSTDLKKALRAEGVDYVVVRKTLLDIALKNAGIKGISTKTMEGQVALSLSNIDEVAGAKIIDKFAKTNENIKMLGGFLGEQIMDAAEVKALAKIPSREELLAKLVGTLNAPVSGFVNVLAGNLRGLVQVLNAIKEQKA